One window from the genome of Ananas comosus cultivar F153 linkage group 13, ASM154086v1, whole genome shotgun sequence encodes:
- the LOC109719368 gene encoding CBL-interacting protein kinase 14-like: MERRGSVLMQRYEIGRLLGQGTFAKVYYARNINSGQSVAIKTIDKERALKVGLMDQIKREISGMRLAKHPNIVELHEVMATKNKIYFVMEYVKGGELFNKVAKGKLPEEVARKYFQQLISAVDYCHSKGVYHRDLKPENLLLDENENLKVSDFGLSAIAESTKQDGLLHTTCGTPAYVAPEVISRKGYDGEKADIWSCGVVLFVLVAGYLPFHDLNLMDMYRKIANGEFKCPSWFSPELKRLTKKILDPNPSTRISISKIKESSWFRKGSDEKLLRKGKTNVRAAVAIHNSSTADVKPDSVKLANLNAFDIISFSTGFDLSGLFEERECKREARFTSRRPALDIILKIQDIARRLNLKVKKKENGILKMEGLNDGRKGVLEIDVEIFEIGPSLHLIEIKQTNGDSSEYQQLLEEQVRPALEEIAWASQCDQPQL, translated from the coding sequence ATGGAGAGAAGAGGAAGTGTTTTGATGCAAAGATACGAAATAGGGAGGTTATTAGGACAAGGAACATTCGCGAAAGTATATTACGCTAGGAATATCAATTCGGGCCAGAGTGTTGCTATAAAGACGATCGATAAAGAGAGAGCTTTGAAGGTCGGGCTTATGGATCAAATCAAGAGAGAGATATCAGGGATGAGGCTAGCGAAGCACCCGAACATTGTAGAACTCCACGAGGTGATGGCAACGAAGAACAAGATTTACTTTGTCATGGAGTATGTTAAAGGGGGTGAGCTCTTCAACAAAGTAGCCAAAGGCAAGCTCCCGGAGGAAGTCGCAAGGAAGTACTTTCAACAACTGATAAGTGCGGTGGATTATTGCCATAGTAAAGGTGTCTATCATCGAGATTTAAAACCTGAGAACTTACTTTTGGATGAGAATGAGAACTTGAAAGTCTCGGATTTCGGTTTAAGTGCCATAGCCGAGTCTACGAAGCAAGACGGCTTACTCCACACCACTTGCGGGACCCCTGCTTATGTGGCCCCTGAGGTGATAAGTAGAAAAGGATACGACGGTGAGAAAGCCGATATATGGTCCTGTGGTGTGGTTTTGTTTGTGCTTGTGGCCGGCTATCTTCCTTTccatgatttaaatttaatggacATGTATCGGAAGATCGCAAATGGTGAATTCAAATGCCCAAGCTGGTTCTCCCCTGAGCTTAAAAGGCTGACTAAGAAGATCTTAGACCCGAACCCAAGTACTAGGATTTCGATCTCAAAGATAAAGGAAAGTTCTTGGTTCAGAAAGGGGTCGGATGAGAAACTAttgagaaaaggaaaaacaaatgTCCGAGCGGCTGTTGCTATTCATAATAGCAGCACTGCCGATGTTAAGCCAGATTCGGTGAAACTTGCAAACTTGAACGCATTCGACATCATCTCCTTTTCGACGGGATTTGATCTTTCGGGCTTATTTGAGGAAAGGGAATGCAAGAGAGAAGCACGATTTACTTCCAGGCGGCCCGCACTTGACATCATTTTGAAGATTCAGGATATAGCCAGGAGATTAAATCtaaaagtgaagaagaaggagaatggGATCTTGAAAATGGAAGGATTAAATGATGGGAGGAAGGGTGTTCTAGAAATCGACGTGGAGATTTTCGAGATCGGCCCCTCCCTTCATCTCATAGAGATTAAGCAAACAAATGGAGATTCTTCAGAGTATCAACAGTTGTTGGAAGAACAAGTAAGGCCAGCTCTCGAGGAAATAGCTTGGGCCTCACAATGTGATCAGCCGCAGCTGTAG